The genomic DNA TTCACGCCGTCTCGAGAACGTGCTGCTTCCCGAGCACGAACCGCGTCATCCGCGCGATCGTGTCGAGGTTCTCCGGGACCGTCTCGGTCTCCGATACCTCGATGCCGAACTGGGACTCGAGGAATTCGATCAGTTCGAGAATCCCGGTGGAGTCCACGACGCCGCCTTCGACCAGTGATTCGTCGACGGCCGGTGTCCGGGATACGTCGCCGAAGAGGTAGTTGTCCACGATGAAACCGGTCAGTTCCGAGCGGATTCGAGCATCCATTCATTTCCCCCTGTACTCGAGTGCCGCATGGCCACGGCACGCGATGAGCGTAACATCTGGCGAACTAGGCAAAAGGAACTAGTTCCGACGCCATTGCCGTCAGATAGTCACTCGGACAACGTAATACACGGCCAGCGCATTCGCATTCTCTGGGTACGAGGGGGTGGCAGGCAAACGTCGAATAGTCCTTCGTCCGGTAGGCAGACGGTCGCCGGGTCGTTATCCTGAGTCCGTGGCAGTCGGGGGTCTGGCAATGCGGGGTGAGACGGCTGTGCGGAACCGCGCGCACATCTATTGGACGGTGGGAGCGACGGTCTCCGCCGCCCATCTGATCGTCGCGGCCGCGCTCAGCCGTTCGGTAGGCGCCTTGTACGAGGACGGCGGTCACTTCCACGTTCTCGCCGCCGGGCTGGCGAGTGATCTCGACTTCGGCCCGCCGCATTTCGAGGCGGCGCGTCCGCCCGGGTGGCCCATGCTCCTGGCGATCCCGTACCGGATCTTCGGTCCGCATCCCAACGTGGGACTCGTCCTCACCGCCGTCCTGGCAGGTCTGACCGCCGTCGCGCTGATGCACCTCGGCCAGCGCCTCGGGATGACGCTGAGGCAGGCGATGCTTGCGGGTCTGGGGTACGGGTTGTTCCCCTGGGTGTTGATCATCGGTGCGTCGCTGTACGCGGAGAGCCTCTTCAATCTGTTGACGGTGGGCCTCTGCTACCTGGTCGTCGAACTGCGCGAGAGACGACACGTGGCGTGGTGGTGGCTGGCGGCCGGACTCCTGGCCGGGTACGCCACGCTGGTGCGGCCGGTCATGGCGTTCTGGCTGCCGGCGTTGGTGATCTTCGCCCTCGGCCGACGGCTCGATTGGCGCGCGGCCACCGGAGCGGTGGTGGGGCTGGCGATAGTCCTCGGCGCCTGGTCGTGGCGGAACTACGAACGACTCGACGCATTCGTGCCGCTGACCACTGCCGGCGGAGTGACGGTCGCGCTTGCCAACAACGACCTGGCGGACTCCGCACAGGCGAACGAGGGATTGCCGATCCCGCCGGACGACGAAGTCGAGAACGACCGCTTCCTGCGCGACTTCGCCGTCGCGTGGATCCGCGAGAATCCCGCGGAGTTCGCGTCGCGGGTACCCGAACGGCTGGTCCGGACCTTCGACCCGGTCACGCGGCTCAACCGCGGCGTGTTCCTGGATCCCGTTCCGAGATGGTCGGTTCGAGTCGCGTGGATCGCCGCGCTCGTGCTCGTCGCGGTGGGGCTGTTCCGGCGCCACCGTGGCCCGTGGCTGGTTCCCCTCAGTCTCGTGGTGCTCCTGACGGCGCAGGTCATGGTGTTCGGCGGCGGGTTCCGCTTCCTCATACCGGCCCTGCCGTTCCTGGCCCTGTGGGCGATCGTCGGCGCAGGGTGGCTGAAGGACGTCGTGGGTCCCAGGACCAGTGCGAGGACGAAAGAAACTGCGAAGGAGTCGGTCTCGTGACCTCACTCGGAACCGACGTCGCCGACGGCCGATTCATGGCCGCCGGTGAACACGCGGATGCGTCGATCATCGTCGTGACGTACAACAGCGCAGCCGACATCGGTCCTCTGCTGGACGACCTGCGGGCGTCGGCCCGCTTGCACGCCTTGCGCGTCCTGGTGGTGGACAACCAGTCGTCCGACGACACCGTCGACGTCGTCGCGACGTACCCGGATGCGTTGCTCATCGAGTCAGGCGGCAATCTGGGCTACGCCGGCGGCATCAATCGCGCGCTCCGGCACACCGGGTCATGCGACTCGGTGTTGATACTCAACCCGGATCTACGAGTCCGGCCGGGCGCCATCGGCCGGTTGCTCGAGGCGCTGGCATCCGACGACCGAGTGGGCGTGGTGGTACCACGCATACTCGATCACGACGGGCAGGACTATCCGTCCCTGCGCTTCGAGCCTTCCACGATGGGTGTCGTCGGCGACTCACTCTTCGGCCGAACGCTCTGGCGAGGACGGCCGTGCTTGCTGTCCGAATTCGACTATCGAAGCGGCAGTTACCGATACGCCCACGACGTCGACTGGGCCACTGGCGCGGCAATGCTCATCAGGGGTGAGGTGGCGCATCGTCTGGGCGACTGGGACGAGCGGTTCTTCCTGTACTCCGAGGAGATCGAATACTTTCGGCGGGTGCGTGACAGTGGCTGGGTGGCCCGCTACGAACCCACCGCCGTCGTCGAGCACCGCCTGGGCGGATCGGGTACCTCGCCCGCACTTGCCGCGCTCATGGCGGTCAACCGTGTTCGCTACGTCGAGATGCACCACGGGCGGGCCTATTCCGCGGTGTTCCGAGCTGGCGTGGCACTCGGCGAAGTGCTGCGGTCGTATGATCGCACGCACCGCCACACACTCGCGATGGTACTGAGCCGGCGGAAGTGGTCCGCGTTGCCCAAGGCGACGACGAGTGCTGAGCAGTCGTGAATTTCGTTGCGCAGAAACGTGGTGCGGTCATCGTGCCCGCATACGACGAAGCGATGGTCATCGAGCGCACCCTCAGTCCGCTGAGTCGGCTCGCGGTGGAGGGATCCATCGAACTCATCGTGGTGTGCAACGGGTGCACCGACGACACCGCGCAGCGAGCGCGAGGCATCCGGGGTGCGGTGGTACTCGAAACGGATGTCGGCTCGAAGACGTTCGCACTCAACACTGGTGACGATGCCGCCACCTCGTGGCCGCGGCTCTACCTCGATGCCGACATCGAGATCACGCCGGCGGCCGTCCTGGCCGTGCTCGACGCACTACGGCTCGGTGACGTGCTCGCGGCCCGCCCTGCGTTCCGCTACGGCACTCGGGGGGCAACCGCACTCGTCCGCGCGTACTACCGTGCACGCACGCGGATGACAGCCGAGCGGGATGCGTTGTGGTGGGCGGGGGTGTACGCCCTCACTGAGGCGGGACACCGGCGCTTCGGCCGGTTCCCCGACATCACCGGCGACGACAAGTTCGTGGACAGCCAGTTCGCGGCCGACGAGAAGATGGTCGTGTCCACGGAGCCCTCGATCTGGGTGACCCCGACCGACGTCCGCGGCCTGCTCACCGTCCTCGCCCGACACAACAGGGGCAATGTCGAGTTGGCGGCGCTCGATCCGCTCGGCGCGCCGAGGACGGCCGCCGCCACCGCTCGCGCCGTGTTACGCACTGCCCGGGATCCGCGATCGGCGGCCGATGCCGTGGTCTATCTCGCCGTGGCACTGTGGGTTCGGTGGCGCGCCGCCCGTCCCAGCACGAACTGGGAACGCGACGACACCAGTCGGTCGAGGAGGTGACGGCCGCGGCGCCGCTCCGGCGCCGCGACGTCGAAGCCCGACCACAGCAGGCCGAAGAGCAGGAAGAAGACGAGCGCCGCCTGCTCGAACGAGAACAGGTCGAAGGTGAAGCTCGACGAAATGATCCCAACGGTCATGGCCGCCAGGACATAGGTCTGCTCACGCTGCCGCGGTGACGTGACTCCACGCATCGAAGCGGACATGCCGAAGAGCGCGCCGATCATGACAGCGGTCATCGCGAGCAACCCGATCACGCCGCCCTGGACGACTGCCTGCAGCCACTCGTTGTCGAGATAGCCGAACACGGTGGGAGGCGCGCCGCCGAGACCCAGCCCGAAGATCGGATGTTCGCTCAGCGTCTCCGACACCTTGGCGTAGTCCTCGAGCCGGCCCGAGACGCTCTCGTCCTCCGCCGAGCCAGTGAACGTGCGCCACAGCGCGTCGGCAACCTGCGGAAAGGCTGCGACATAGCCGGTGATCGCGGCGGCGATCACGACCGATGACACGGCGATCGGGCGAAGCTTGAACGCGAACACGTAGATGGCGAGCGCGGCCAGCAGCGAGATGATCCCGGATCTCGAGACCGAG from Mycolicibacterium arabiense includes the following:
- a CDS encoding acyl carrier protein; amino-acid sequence: MDARIRSELTGFIVDNYLFGDVSRTPAVDESLVEGGVVDSTGILELIEFLESQFGIEVSETETVPENLDTIARMTRFVLGKQHVLETA
- a CDS encoding ArnT family glycosyltransferase, whose amino-acid sequence is MAVGGLAMRGETAVRNRAHIYWTVGATVSAAHLIVAAALSRSVGALYEDGGHFHVLAAGLASDLDFGPPHFEAARPPGWPMLLAIPYRIFGPHPNVGLVLTAVLAGLTAVALMHLGQRLGMTLRQAMLAGLGYGLFPWVLIIGASLYAESLFNLLTVGLCYLVVELRERRHVAWWWLAAGLLAGYATLVRPVMAFWLPALVIFALGRRLDWRAATGAVVGLAIVLGAWSWRNYERLDAFVPLTTAGGVTVALANNDLADSAQANEGLPIPPDDEVENDRFLRDFAVAWIRENPAEFASRVPERLVRTFDPVTRLNRGVFLDPVPRWSVRVAWIAALVLVAVGLFRRHRGPWLVPLSLVVLLTAQVMVFGGGFRFLIPALPFLALWAIVGAGWLKDVVGPRTSARTKETAKESVS
- a CDS encoding glycosyltransferase family 2 protein, translated to MTSLGTDVADGRFMAAGEHADASIIVVTYNSAADIGPLLDDLRASARLHALRVLVVDNQSSDDTVDVVATYPDALLIESGGNLGYAGGINRALRHTGSCDSVLILNPDLRVRPGAIGRLLEALASDDRVGVVVPRILDHDGQDYPSLRFEPSTMGVVGDSLFGRTLWRGRPCLLSEFDYRSGSYRYAHDVDWATGAAMLIRGEVAHRLGDWDERFFLYSEEIEYFRRVRDSGWVARYEPTAVVEHRLGGSGTSPALAALMAVNRVRYVEMHHGRAYSAVFRAGVALGEVLRSYDRTHRHTLAMVLSRRKWSALPKATTSAEQS
- a CDS encoding glycosyltransferase family A protein: MPAYDEAMVIERTLSPLSRLAVEGSIELIVVCNGCTDDTAQRARGIRGAVVLETDVGSKTFALNTGDDAATSWPRLYLDADIEITPAAVLAVLDALRLGDVLAARPAFRYGTRGATALVRAYYRARTRMTAERDALWWAGVYALTEAGHRRFGRFPDITGDDKFVDSQFAADEKMVVSTEPSIWVTPTDVRGLLTVLARHNRGNVELAALDPLGAPRTAAATARAVLRTARDPRSAADAVVYLAVALWVRWRAARPSTNWERDDTSRSRR